Below is a genomic region from Mustela lutreola isolate mMusLut2 chromosome 1, mMusLut2.pri, whole genome shotgun sequence.
GGGAATAACCCCAAGGGGGGGTGTTCTTTTGGGAGGGGGGCACGGTCTAGGGACAAAGACCAGAAACGCACACTGTTTCAAGCACAGTAAAGTTTAATCAGGCCAGTCAAGGCGGGAAGCATCACAGGTGCTCTGGGAGAGGAGGACCGGATCTCAACCGTCATGAGCCCCGCACTTAAGCCACCATACACCTCGGATCCCAGAGTCAAACACTGCCGAAGGCAGGGACAGGACAGGGTGTCGGAACCTGGAGGCCGGAGGCCTGGGTGCTACCACTGtccagggtgggtggggagggctcCGCGACTGGGCTGACACTGTCCCTCCCCCAGTTAGTGAACACAGAATGAGCGTCTGGCACACACGAGGGCTTTATTGCACTGGGAGGAGGAGGCTGcaagcaggggctgggggctggctggGCCCGAGCGTGTGGTGCAGGAGGTGCTGTCTCTTGACCTGGAGATCCCCCGGCAGGTGCTCTCTCTCGGCCCATCCTGGGCCTTCCTTGGGAACCCTTGGCCTCTGTGACGGGTGGCTCCTTGGGTCAATCACCAGTGACAGTCCCTTTCCTGCCCCTGCCACGAGAGGCACAGTGGGCGTCAGAGAGCGGGAGGGGGGAGAGGTCAGGGGGTCGAGGAGCGGAGAGGTGGCGATTGGAGTGGGTGATGGAGGGGGCGGGCAGGCCAAGCGGGCCATGGCAGCAGCTCCCGCGGCAGGGCCGGGGTGGGCTTTGGGCTGGACTCCCCCCACCGAGCATGGAGGTTGCTGCCAAGAGGTACCAGTGGTCTCAGGAGAGCTGCAGCACAGGGGCGTGCGGGCGCACGAGGCTGCGGTCTAGGGAGGGGCGACCTGCCCAGCCCTCTGTGCCACCAGCCTGGCCCCGCCGGCCACCTGGGCCCGCCTACGCTCCCCCCTCCGCCCGGCAGCAGCCTCCCTCTTCCGGCTGCCAAAACGCTGTGTCTGCTCCCACCTGGGAAGCTTGCCTCCCCGACGCTGGGCCTCTGTGGGACTCAGGGTGGAGGGGGTTCTGCCCATCGCCTGCCCGCCCGCCGGCCACACAGCCCCAGAGTGGACCCTGGCGCTCCCGcggttcctggggtcctgggccccCAGAAGCAGGCACAGCAAAGAGTAAGCCCCAGGCAGATCTGCGCTCGCCTGACAGAGCCCCACAGGGCGGCCGCTCCAGGCTCCTTCCCCCCACGAACAGGCGGCCTCCGGCTTGGCCCAGACGCCATCTGTCAATGTCCTCGCAAGCACGTGGTGCCCAGAAACCAGGGCGGGCGGCTTGGCCAGGACCACCCCAGCCAGGATGTCTGCGGGAATATCCCATTTAGCGTAGCTCAGCGAAAATTGCTCCCACCTCCCGGCCAATCTACCTCTGATGATGCAGCCTCTGGCCGCCGCCCTCGCCGCTGGCTCGCAGTGGACGAGCCTGTGGTCTGACCGGCGACGGCGCGGCGCCCCTCACGCGTCTGCGGGCAGGCGCTCTTCCTGCCCTGGCCGGCTGCCGGCCCAGCGCGTGCCTCCCCTTGGAGCGCGCCCGCAGGCCCCACGGCCCAGCCTGTGCACCGGGGGGCATCCTCGCCCGTCACCCGCTGAGGGCCCCAGGCCTCTGTGGACGGCCTTCTAAGTCAGCATGAGGGGCAGCCGCCCCACAGAGTCGCTGACGCCGACGGATTTGCTAGGGACACCCCCAGCGGGTGCCAAGTGGTCGGAAAGCAGAGCCCCCGACGGTCAGGCGGGGAACCCCTGAACCTCCGGGCCTCCCACATAATGGGGGAGCCACGTGCCCCTTGCGGGAGGGGTGCTGGCCGTGGGGAGGGCGAGCCTGAcggctgcctctctcctccccagggtGTGCCGATGCTCATCGTGGCTGGCCTGTGCCCCCAGGGGCCCTCTGGACCCCCACCGCCCCTGCTGCCCAAGCCGGGGAAGGACAATGTGCGTCTGCAGAAGCTTCTGAGGAAAGCTGCCCGAAAGAAGATGACGGGGGCCGGGCCTCCCGTGCCACTGGGCGCTTTCCGCACCTCCCTGTCCCCCGTGAGCGAGGCCAGCCACGACCAGGAGCCCACGGCCCCGTGCCCCACGGAGGCCCCACCTCCCACAGAGGCCTCGCGCCCCGTGGCTGCCCGGCCATGCTCTGCCCGCAGCTCCGTCATCCACCACGTGGCATCACCTCTGCAGAAATCCCCGCTCCCCTTCAGCTTGGTGCAGCGCAGGAGCCTGGCCGCTCACTTCAAGGCCACAGGGCCCCAGCTTgcagccccagctccagccccctCCCGGCCCCCCAGCGGCCTCACACAGGTCTCGGCCCCCACGGCAGGGGTCACCCACGTCAGCCACTTGCACATCCGGctagtgccatccccacaggccAGGACCCCTGAGCCCCAGCAGATGGCCCCCAATGGAGGGCATGGGGGGCAGGACCGAGACACAGTCCCGTGCCCTCCCGGGGCCCAGCCCCTGGTTCCTGTGGCCCACATCCGCCCGCTGCCCACTGAGGCAGCCAGTCCCTGGCCTGAGGAGCCCCCCGCACCCAGGCCGCCCCCGGGCTCTGAGGTCTCGGGGCCCAGAGAGGCCAGCACTCAGGTTGTGCTGCCTGTTGCCCCTACCTCCTGTTCCTGGGGACCCTCGCCCCACGATCCTGCCCCCGAGGGCCCTGCTGTGGAACCCTTGGAGGGTCTCCCTGCATCGGGGCCTGCCGCTGAGGCCGAGCTGGGCTCCGGACCCCGTGGGGCCTCACCCCCCGTCCCACTGTCAGGCCCGCACCCGTGCCCTGTCCCCAGGGTGGCTCCCAAGCCCCAGCTCAGCGGCTGGATGCACCTCAAGAAGCAGCTGGTGGAGGAGGCGGAGGCACCCCTATTGCTGGGGCCGGAGCAGAGCCCGGAGTGCAGGGAGCAGGCGGTGACAGCCCCCGTGGGCCCAGCGTCCCGGCCCCCGGCCTCCCGGGCCTCCAGGATGTGGGACGCGGTGCTGTATCGTATGTCGGTGGCCAAGACCCAAAGCGGCCCGGCTGGGTCCGAGGACAGGGCTGGTGCCCTGGCTGGCCTGGGCCGCCTGCCTTTCCTGTGCAGGCCGCGGTTCAACGCCCGGAAGCTGCAGGAGGCGGCCACCCGGCCCCCTCCCACCGTCCGCCCCGTCCTGGACCTGAGCCCCAAGCCCAAGAACTTCAACCGGACGGCGGCCGGCTGGAGGCTCCAGTGATTGGCCCGGGGGGCCCCAGGGTCCAGGACCATGGTGCGGACTGAAGAGGGACAGGGGGTCCAGGGGGAGGCCACGGCCCCTGAAGAGGACACTGGGGCCGGACGGACGCTGGTAGCCAGGAGGGGGCAGGGCGGGTAGGTGGCCtgaaggagagcagaggaagggcgatgaggttgggggcgggggggagggggaggggtccgTGTGGGGCAGAGTGTGGGGGCTGGCGGGGGAAAGGCTCCTGTGAGAAGGAAAGCGTACCATGCCGTGCGGGGGTGGGGTCGAACCGCGTGGCCGGCCCTAGGCTTGGGCCTGGGGCAAACAGGGGCTCCCGAGGGGCTGCAGGCAGGCGGGGAGGGTCTCTGAGCCTGACATGATCTCTGAGGCTCGTCAGGGCGGGGAGGATTCTGGGGCGAGCTCCgcggcgccccccgccccccacccaccgccgAAGTCTGGGGACAGATTGACATTTGCTGTGCAGAGTGGGACCGGTCGGGGGAGTCAGCCGTCGGTGGGCACCAGGAGCTGAGGCAGGGGCTCCGCATTTCAGGGAGCCAGACCCCAGGCCTTCTGGTGCCCCCTCGGATTCTCTCACCGAGGGGCCAACGCATGAGCGggctgctgggaggtgggggacggTCTCACCGTCAGTCAGGAGCCAGCTTCGCTGGCCAGGGGAGGAGGGTGCCctcagggctggggcaggagaaCACCCCAGCGGGGTGGGTGGCGCCGTGAAGGAGACCCCAGGCCTCCGGCAGCTTTCAGGCCCTGGTGTGCAGCCAGGGCGAGGGTCAGGGCCCCGATGGGGCCAGCAGTGATGGGAGAGGGCCATGGAGGTGACTGGGAGCAGGACACAGAAAGGGAACCCGCAGCCAGTAGGCGGCCCGCTGTGTCACCCGAGGTGTGATGGGAACTGTCCGTGGACCCCGAGACTCGGGCCACTAATAAAGTGTGTCTCATTGTGGCACTGGGCCGAATTGCTTCACCAGGGGATGGGCGGGGGGTGGAGACTCGAGTGGACCCCCATCAGGGGAGTGAGACCAAGGTTCTTGCTCCTTGAAGACCCAGACCCAACTCCCAGGACATTCCCGTGAGTGGCCAGGATGAGCTCACCGGCCTTCCGGAAGGAGGTCCGAGCTCCCCTGCAGCGCGGAGCTGGAAAAAGCTGAAGCCGGCTGCGGGAGAGCAGCATCTGCGTAAGATGCGGCTTGGTTTGGGGAGTCTGCACGGTGGAGAGACGGAGCCACGCCCGGGTTCCGGGGAGCTCTGAGGCTGCCCTGGCAGCTTGTAACACGCGGGCCCTGTCCACGCCACCACGTTCCCACACATGACGCTTTGTGCTAGGGCCACTGCCCGGGACTTACCAGGAAGGGCCGCCTAGGGCCCCGAGCCCTCGTCCACGAGCACCTTCTCATACTTCCCGTGTCCAGTGGCCACGAACTTGTACCTCTTTCCAGATGGGGTGCTctgctggggaaggaggagcaaAGGTGAGAGCCGCAGAAGGGCCACGATGTTGCCTCTGGGGAGCCCTCCGGGTGCACCAAGGACGGCTCCTCTTTGCTCTCGACTGCCGGACCTGCGGTCCCTCTGTCAGGCACGTTTGCACACTACCTTCATTGTTGATGGTGTCTTGGAGCCTCCTTTCTGCTCCCAGAGGCTTTTCTTGCTCATGTCTCCAGCTACAATATCCTGGGGGCACAGGAAGGACATGTCACAGGTGCAGACCCTACACCACAGAGAACTCTCTCTCCTTACCAGACTGGGGCCTAGGCGAAGACGGCCCCGTCCACCTGCCCTGGGCCAACCCATTGTCCCGCATGACCTTCCACTCTGGGGCCAGCCCAGTGACGGCCACCCCACAAACGTCCCAGTGCTCCCCACACTTCAGCCTGGATGGTCTCACACTCGCCTTGCCGAGGGGTAAGCCTCGCCCCGGGATGAGCCCTACCTTGCAGGAGGGGGCCTTGGTCGTGGACTGGGCCTGCACCTCTCCCGTCTCCCACCGGCTCTTGGTGCTGGCCACGGCCATGCTGGGCAGCTCGATGGAGGGCTGGCGCACTAGCCTGGAGGCCCGGCCGGCGGTCTGCGGAGCAGAAGGAGCCTGCGTGAGTGAGCGGCCGCAGGAGCCGCGTCAGCGAGGCCCGCGTGAGACCGTCCGACAGACAGACGATTCCCTCCACGTCTTTGCGTCTCTGCCGGGGCGCCTTCCCCGCGAAGGGCTGGAGCAGAGTGCTGGGACGAAACGGGCACGGTCCTCCACTCGGTGTCCTTGGGAAACAGCCTCTCAACCCGAAGAGCACAGGGGACGCGGGGCAGTCGGGACAGAGAGGGAGCTGCCACGCCGGGCTGGAGGAGCCAGGTCGGGTGGAGGGTGTGGGTGTGGGCGGGAGAGAAGAGCGCTGCGCGGTGGGGCGCGGGGACCGGAGTGACGGCGGCTGAGGGAGGGGGCACGGCTGGACACGAGAGTAtaggctggggcgcctggtggctcaggcgGTGAGGTGTGCCTGCAGCCCAGGTCAGGGTGTCCGAGTCCTGGGTGAgcccccgagtcgggctccctgcccagcgggcgtcggcctctgcttctccctcggcccctgcccccactcatccACTCCCTCATTCACTCTCTTTCCCCCAaggaaatcagtaaaatctttttttttttttaaaagaatataggtTGGATGAGTGGGCGTTGGCTGGCTGGAGGGCTGCAGGCTGGCTggacgggggggcggggggggcgttCGCGTCGGAGGGCGCAGGTTGGACGGAGGAGCCCTGGCCGGCCCACGGGCACTGGCTGGTGGGTGTTGGTTGAATGGAGGCGCATTGTTTGGATGAAGGGGTCGTGACTGGGTGGAGGGGTCCCAGCTGGACGGAGAGGTCCTGGACAGAGGGTCTCGGTTGGATGGCACCATGGTGTGTGGACGGAAGAAGGACCCAGCAGAAAAGGCGAGGCCTCAGCGTACCTCGACGGCCTGAGTGTACTGCTCCAGCCGCTCGTCGATCTTGGAGATGGGCAGGGCTGCCTGGGACTTCTTCACGCTGTTACTGGAGGGCGGGAGGAGGGTCACGCCCCATGCTCGCTCCCTTGGCGGGTGCAGCCC
It encodes:
- the PRR33 gene encoding proline-rich protein 33; the protein is MLIVAGLCPQGPSGPPPPLLPKPGKDNVRLQKLLRKAARKKMTGAGPPVPLGAFRTSLSPVSEASHDQEPTAPCPTEAPPPTEASRPVAARPCSARSSVIHHVASPLQKSPLPFSLVQRRSLAAHFKATGPQLAAPAPAPSRPPSGLTQVSAPTAGVTHVSHLHIRLVPSPQARTPEPQQMAPNGGHGGQDRDTVPCPPGAQPLVPVAHIRPLPTEAASPWPEEPPAPRPPPGSEVSGPREASTQVVLPVAPTSCSWGPSPHDPAPEGPAVEPLEGLPASGPAAEAELGSGPRGASPPVPLSGPHPCPVPRVAPKPQLSGWMHLKKQLVEEAEAPLLLGPEQSPECREQAVTAPVGPASRPPASRASRMWDAVLYRMSVAKTQSGPAGSEDRAGALAGLGRLPFLCRPRFNARKLQEAATRPPPTVRPVLDLSPKPKNFNRTAAGWRLQ